One window of the Streptomyces asoensis genome contains the following:
- a CDS encoding succinate dehydrogenase/fumarate reductase iron-sulfur subunit, whose protein sequence is MSSYEARFRVWRGDIEGGGLKDFEVEVNDGEVVLDIIHRLQSTQAPDLAVRWNCKAGKCGSCSAEINGRPRLLCMTRMSVFDRAETITVTPLRAFPVIRDLVTDVGFNYQKAREVPAFVPPEGVGPGEYRMFQEDVDRSQEFRKCIECFLCQDTCHVVRDHEENKTAFAGPRFLMRVAELDMHPLDAAEESGLDRGRTAQDEHGLGYCNITKCCTDVCPEGIKITDNALIPLKERAVDRKYDPLVWLGSKIRRRSS, encoded by the coding sequence GTGAGCAGCTACGAGGCCCGCTTCCGGGTGTGGCGGGGCGACATCGAGGGCGGCGGCCTGAAGGACTTCGAGGTCGAGGTCAACGACGGTGAGGTGGTCCTTGACATCATCCACCGCCTCCAGTCCACCCAGGCGCCCGATCTCGCCGTCCGCTGGAACTGCAAGGCGGGCAAGTGCGGTTCGTGTTCCGCGGAGATCAACGGGCGGCCCCGGCTGCTGTGCATGACGCGCATGTCGGTGTTCGACCGCGCGGAGACGATCACCGTCACGCCGCTGCGCGCCTTCCCGGTGATCCGCGATCTCGTCACCGACGTCGGCTTCAACTACCAGAAGGCGAGGGAGGTCCCGGCGTTCGTGCCGCCCGAGGGGGTCGGCCCCGGCGAGTACCGGATGTTCCAGGAGGACGTGGACCGTTCGCAGGAGTTCCGCAAGTGCATCGAGTGCTTCCTGTGCCAGGACACCTGCCATGTCGTCCGCGACCACGAGGAGAACAAGACGGCGTTCGCGGGGCCCCGCTTCCTCATGCGGGTCGCCGAACTGGACATGCACCCACTGGACGCGGCCGAGGAGAGCGGCCTGGACCGCGGACGCACCGCCCAGGACGAACACGGCCTCGGCTACTGCAACATCACCAAGTGCTGCACGGACGTCTGCCCCGAGGGCATCAAGATCACGGACAACGCGCTGATCCCCCTGAAGGAACGCGCGGTCGACCGCAAGTACGACCCGCTGGTGTGGCTGGGGTCGAAGATCAGGAGGCGATCGTCGTAG
- a CDS encoding fumarate reductase/succinate dehydrogenase flavoprotein subunit: protein MSVVDRQEWDVVVVGAGGAGLRAAIEARERGARTAVICKSLFGKAHTVMAEGGIAAAMANANEHDNWQVHFRDTLRGGKFLNQWRMAELHAQEAPDRVWELETWGALFDRTKDGRISQRNFGGHEYPRLAHVGDRTGLELIRTLQQKIVSLQQEDHRETGDYESRLKVFQECTVTRVLKDGSRVSGVFAYERETGRFFVLQAPAVVIATGGIGKSFKVTSNSWEYTGDGHALALLAGAPLLNMEFVQFHPTGMVWPPSVKGILVTESVRGDGGVLRNSEGKRFMFDYVPDVFKEKYAESEEEGDRWYEDPDHNRRPPELLPRDEVARAINSEVKAGRGSPHGGVFLDVSTRMPAEVIKRRLPSMYHQFKELADVDITAEAMEVGPTCHYVMGGIAVDSESAAARGVPGLFAAGEVAGGMHGSNRLGGNSLSDLLVFGRRAGLHAAQYTAGAGAGRPEVDDEQVDAAAAEALRPFSAEGPGDQADHAPENPYTLHQELQQTMNDLVGIIRREGEMEHALEKLAELRVRAWRAGVEGHRQFNPGWHLALDLRNMLLVSECVARAALERTESRGGHTREDHPTMDRAWRNVNLLCAPVEPTDGPAATDPVRGRIALTRETTEPIRPDLLALFEKEELVKYLTEEELYE, encoded by the coding sequence ATGTCCGTGGTCGACCGCCAGGAGTGGGACGTCGTCGTGGTCGGCGCGGGAGGCGCCGGACTGCGAGCCGCCATCGAGGCGCGCGAACGCGGCGCCCGCACCGCCGTCATCTGCAAGTCGCTGTTCGGCAAGGCGCACACGGTGATGGCCGAGGGCGGCATCGCGGCGGCGATGGCCAACGCCAACGAGCACGACAACTGGCAGGTCCACTTCCGCGACACCCTGCGCGGCGGCAAGTTCCTCAACCAGTGGCGGATGGCCGAGCTGCACGCCCAGGAGGCCCCGGACCGGGTGTGGGAGCTGGAGACCTGGGGCGCCCTCTTCGACCGCACCAAGGACGGCCGGATCTCCCAGCGCAACTTCGGCGGCCACGAGTACCCGCGCCTCGCGCACGTCGGCGACCGTACGGGCCTGGAACTGATCCGCACGCTCCAGCAGAAGATCGTCTCGCTCCAGCAGGAGGACCACCGCGAGACCGGCGACTACGAGTCCCGGCTGAAGGTCTTCCAGGAGTGCACGGTCACCCGCGTCCTCAAGGACGGTTCACGCGTGAGCGGGGTCTTCGCCTACGAGCGCGAGACCGGCCGGTTCTTCGTCCTCCAGGCGCCCGCCGTGGTGATCGCGACGGGCGGCATCGGCAAGTCCTTCAAGGTCACGTCGAACTCGTGGGAGTACACGGGCGACGGCCACGCGCTGGCCCTGCTCGCCGGTGCGCCGTTGCTCAACATGGAGTTCGTGCAGTTCCACCCGACGGGCATGGTCTGGCCGCCGTCGGTGAAGGGCATCCTCGTCACCGAGTCGGTGCGCGGCGACGGCGGGGTGCTCAGGAACTCCGAGGGCAAGCGGTTCATGTTCGACTACGTCCCGGACGTCTTCAAGGAGAAGTACGCCGAGTCGGAGGAGGAGGGCGACCGCTGGTACGAGGACCCGGACCACAACCGGCGCCCGCCGGAGCTGCTCCCGCGTGACGAGGTGGCCCGCGCGATCAATTCGGAGGTGAAGGCCGGCCGCGGCTCCCCGCACGGCGGGGTCTTCCTGGACGTGTCGACGCGGATGCCCGCCGAGGTCATCAAGCGCCGGCTGCCCTCCATGTACCACCAGTTCAAGGAGCTGGCCGACGTCGACATCACGGCGGAGGCCATGGAGGTCGGACCGACCTGTCACTACGTGATGGGCGGTATCGCGGTCGACTCCGAGTCGGCGGCGGCCCGCGGGGTGCCGGGACTGTTCGCGGCCGGCGAGGTGGCCGGCGGTATGCACGGCTCCAACCGGCTCGGCGGCAACTCCCTCTCCGACCTGCTGGTGTTCGGCCGCCGGGCCGGACTGCACGCGGCGCAGTACACCGCCGGGGCGGGTGCGGGACGCCCGGAAGTGGACGACGAGCAGGTCGACGCGGCGGCCGCGGAGGCGCTGCGACCGTTCTCCGCGGAGGGCCCCGGGGACCAGGCGGACCACGCGCCGGAGAACCCGTACACCCTTCACCAGGAGCTCCAGCAGACCATGAACGACCTGGTCGGCATCATCCGCCGCGAGGGCGAGATGGAACACGCCCTGGAGAAGCTGGCCGAGCTGCGGGTACGGGCGTGGCGGGCCGGGGTCGAGGGGCACCGGCAGTTCAACCCCGGCTGGCACCTGGCGCTCGACCTGCGGAACATGCTGCTGGTCAGCGAGTGCGTGGCCCGGGCGGCGCTGGAACGCACCGAGTCGCGCGGCGGGCACACCCGCGAGGACCACCCGACGATGGACCGCGCGTGGCGCAACGTCAACCTGCTCTGCGCACCCGTCGAACCCACCGACGGGCCGGCGGCGACGGACCCCGTCCGCGGCCGGATCGCCCTCACCCGCGAGACCACCGAACCCATCCGCCCCGACCTGCTCGCCCTCTTCGAGAAAGAGGAGCTGGTCAAGTACCTCACCGAAGAGGAGCTGTACGAGTGA
- a CDS encoding ABC transporter family substrate-binding protein has product MSHDGVGPRAVMRSVAFLTAGALAVPLLSGCGSADEAGKPLARQDIAPAGRAQVAEGGTLRWAVDAVPDTFNTFQSDADATTTRVAQAVLPSMYRLDATGRPQRDSDYLESAKVVDTEPKQVVLYKLNQQAVWSDGREIGAADFAAQWRALAGKDSAYWTARNAGYERIEKIERGANDLEVRVTFKRTYADWRSLFSPLYPKDVMGTPDAFNDAARRKLKVTAGPFVVKKVDRKKDQVRLTRNTRWWGRPAKLSEIVLTAVPRDERASALAEGKIDLAEIDPATVQRIDGAANGTAGPLAGPGSGRTAAKALRSWALAHGSDEDTAEDEVEARTELSKAIAKWEQQQEALRDFEVRRSLEPAYTQLALNGADGLLADERVRRAVARALDRRELAEVVLKPLGLPAEPVGSHLALAGQDAYADNSGALGGQDTTEAQALLADAGWVPGGPVKKQEKGEKAAGSEGKKAGSKESDSDDDSADGDGTYIVGADDKARAGTDHEEKRDVTKGESAGRDDDGPRQLAQDGKQFKQVHQGGAPGAYAPKGTAAPAGAPAKALAKDGKALSLRFVLPSGPGSEPLAAVAARITRMLAKVGIGTDITKVSDESYFKDHIASGQYDLALYSWPASAFPATDARPIYAKPVPAADGSLSVEQNYTRIGTDQVDQLFERAVSTLDDGEKRSLIRKADSRIWAAAGSIPLYQRPQLTAVRKNVVNAGAFGFQTPVYEDMGFLKKGAKKGAKASASPSEK; this is encoded by the coding sequence ATGTCCCACGACGGCGTCGGCCCGCGCGCGGTCATGCGCTCGGTCGCCTTCCTCACCGCGGGCGCGCTCGCGGTGCCCCTGCTGTCCGGCTGCGGGTCCGCGGACGAGGCAGGCAAGCCCCTGGCCCGCCAGGACATCGCCCCGGCCGGCCGTGCCCAGGTCGCCGAGGGCGGCACACTGCGCTGGGCCGTGGACGCGGTGCCGGACACCTTCAACACCTTCCAGTCGGATGCCGACGCCACGACCACCCGGGTCGCCCAGGCCGTCCTGCCCTCGATGTACCGGCTCGACGCGACCGGGCGCCCGCAGCGCGACTCCGACTACCTGGAGTCCGCGAAGGTCGTCGACACCGAGCCCAAACAGGTCGTCCTGTACAAGCTGAACCAGCAGGCCGTCTGGAGCGACGGCCGGGAGATCGGCGCCGCCGACTTCGCCGCCCAGTGGCGGGCCCTGGCGGGCAAGGACAGCGCCTACTGGACCGCCCGCAACGCCGGCTACGAGCGCATCGAGAAGATCGAGCGCGGGGCCAACGACCTGGAGGTCCGGGTCACCTTCAAGCGGACCTACGCCGACTGGCGGTCGCTGTTCTCCCCGCTGTACCCGAAGGACGTCATGGGCACGCCCGACGCGTTCAACGACGCGGCGCGCCGCAAGCTGAAGGTGACCGCCGGGCCGTTCGTGGTGAAGAAGGTCGACCGCAAGAAGGACCAGGTGCGCCTCACCCGCAACACCCGCTGGTGGGGCCGGCCGGCCAAGCTCTCCGAGATCGTGCTGACGGCCGTCCCGAGGGACGAGCGGGCGTCCGCGCTGGCCGAAGGGAAGATCGATCTGGCCGAGATCGACCCGGCCACGGTGCAGCGCATCGACGGCGCCGCGAACGGCACGGCCGGACCGCTCGCCGGTCCCGGCTCCGGGCGCACCGCCGCGAAGGCGCTGCGGTCCTGGGCGCTCGCCCACGGTTCGGACGAGGACACGGCCGAGGACGAGGTCGAGGCCCGCACCGAGCTGAGCAAGGCGATCGCGAAGTGGGAACAGCAGCAGGAGGCGCTGCGCGACTTCGAGGTGCGCAGATCGCTGGAGCCGGCGTACACGCAGCTGGCGCTGAACGGCGCGGACGGACTGCTGGCGGACGAGCGGGTGCGGCGGGCCGTCGCCCGCGCGCTGGACCGCAGGGAACTGGCCGAGGTCGTGCTGAAGCCGCTGGGTCTGCCCGCGGAGCCGGTCGGCAGCCATCTGGCCCTGGCCGGGCAGGACGCGTACGCCGACAACAGCGGGGCGCTGGGCGGCCAGGACACCACCGAGGCGCAGGCGCTGCTCGCGGATGCCGGGTGGGTGCCCGGAGGCCCGGTCAAGAAGCAGGAGAAGGGCGAGAAGGCGGCCGGGTCGGAGGGGAAGAAGGCGGGCAGCAAGGAGAGCGACTCCGACGACGACTCCGCGGACGGCGACGGCACGTACATCGTCGGTGCGGACGACAAGGCTCGGGCCGGGACGGACCACGAGGAGAAGCGGGACGTCACGAAGGGGGAGAGCGCGGGGAGGGACGACGACGGCCCCCGGCAGCTCGCCCAGGACGGCAAGCAGTTCAAGCAGGTGCACCAGGGCGGCGCCCCCGGCGCCTACGCCCCGAAGGGCACCGCCGCGCCGGCCGGCGCCCCGGCCAAGGCGCTGGCCAAGGACGGCAAGGCGCTCAGCCTGCGGTTCGTGCTGCCGTCCGGCCCGGGGTCGGAGCCGCTGGCGGCGGTCGCCGCGCGGATCACGAGGATGCTGGCGAAGGTCGGCATCGGCACGGACATCACCAAGGTCTCGGACGAGAGCTACTTCAAGGACCACATCGCCTCCGGTCAGTACGACCTCGCGCTGTACTCCTGGCCCGCGTCCGCCTTCCCCGCCACCGACGCCCGGCCGATCTACGCCAAGCCGGTGCCGGCCGCCGACGGCTCGCTGAGCGTCGAGCAGAACTACACCCGGATCGGCACCGACCAGGTCGATCAGTTGTTCGAACGAGCGGTCTCGACCCTGGACGACGGAGAGAAGCGGTCCCTGATCCGCAAGGCCGACTCCCGTATCTGGGCGGCTGCCGGATCGATTCCTCTCTATCAGCGCCCCCAGCTCACCGCGGTACGGAAGAACGTGGTCAACGCGGGTGCCTTCGGCTTCCAGACCCCCGTCTACGAGGACATGGGCTTCCTGAAGAAGGGTGCCAAGAAGGGGGCGAAGGCCTCCGCGAGCCCCTCCGAGAAGTGA
- the typA gene encoding translational GTPase TypA — protein sequence MATRHDIRNVAIVAHVDHGKTTLVDAMLKQAGAFAAHAAESLDDRMMDSNDLEREKGITILAKNTAVKYHPKDGGDVITINIIDTPGHADFGGEVERGLSMVDAVVLLVDASEGPLPQTRFVLRKALQQRLPVILCINKTDRADSRIDEVVNETYDLFLDLDADEDQIEFPIVYACARDGVASLTKPEDGTVPQDSDSLEPFFSTILSHVPAPEYDEEAPLQAHVTNLDADNFLGRIALLRVEQGELRKGQTVTWIKRDGTLSNVRITELLMTEALTRKPAEMAGPGDICAVAGIPDIMIGETLADPENPIALPLITVDEPAISMTIGTNTSPLVGRGGTGKGASAKAAVKDRKVTARQVKDRLDRELVGNVSLRVLDTERPDAWEVQGRGELALAILVEQMRREGFELTIGKPQVVTQEIDGKVHEPVERMTIDVPEEHMGAVTQLMGVRKGRMDNMSNHGSGWVRLEFVVPSRGLIGFRTEFLTGTRGTGIAHSIHEGHEPWFGVLTTRNNGSLVADRAGAVTAFAMTNLQERGVLFTDPGTEVYEGMIVGENSRADDMDVNITKEKKLTNMRSAAADSFEAIVPPRKLSLEQSLEFCRDDECVEVTPEAVRIRKVVLDQRDRARTASRAKHG from the coding sequence ATGGCCACGCGCCACGACATTCGCAACGTAGCCATCGTCGCCCACGTCGACCACGGCAAGACGACTCTGGTCGACGCCATGCTCAAGCAGGCCGGCGCCTTCGCCGCGCACGCCGCCGAGTCGCTCGACGACCGCATGATGGACTCGAACGACCTGGAGCGTGAGAAGGGCATCACGATCCTCGCCAAGAACACGGCGGTGAAGTACCACCCCAAGGACGGGGGGGACGTCATCACCATCAACATCATCGACACCCCCGGTCACGCCGACTTCGGCGGCGAGGTGGAGCGCGGCCTGTCGATGGTCGATGCCGTCGTGCTGCTGGTGGACGCCTCCGAGGGTCCGCTGCCGCAGACCCGCTTCGTGCTGCGCAAGGCGCTCCAGCAGCGTCTGCCCGTCATCCTGTGCATCAACAAGACCGACCGGGCGGACTCCCGGATCGACGAGGTCGTCAACGAGACGTACGACCTCTTCCTGGACCTGGACGCCGACGAGGACCAGATCGAGTTCCCGATCGTCTACGCGTGTGCGCGTGACGGCGTCGCCTCGCTGACCAAGCCGGAGGACGGCACGGTCCCGCAGGACAGCGACAGCCTGGAGCCGTTCTTCTCCACGATCCTGTCCCACGTCCCGGCTCCGGAGTACGACGAGGAGGCTCCGCTCCAGGCGCACGTCACCAACCTGGACGCCGACAACTTCCTCGGCCGTATCGCGCTGCTACGCGTCGAGCAGGGCGAGCTGCGCAAGGGCCAGACGGTCACCTGGATCAAGCGCGACGGCACCCTGTCCAACGTGCGCATCACCGAGCTGCTGATGACCGAGGCGCTCACCCGCAAGCCGGCCGAGATGGCGGGCCCCGGTGACATCTGTGCCGTGGCCGGTATCCCGGACATCATGATCGGTGAGACCCTCGCCGACCCCGAGAACCCGATCGCGCTCCCGCTGATCACGGTCGACGAGCCGGCGATCTCCATGACCATCGGTACGAACACCTCGCCGCTGGTCGGCCGCGGCGGCACCGGCAAGGGTGCCTCGGCCAAGGCCGCGGTCAAGGACCGCAAGGTCACCGCCCGTCAGGTCAAGGACCGCCTGGACCGCGAGCTGGTCGGCAACGTCTCGCTCCGCGTCCTGGACACCGAGCGTCCCGACGCCTGGGAGGTGCAGGGCCGCGGCGAGCTGGCGCTGGCCATCCTGGTCGAGCAGATGCGCCGTGAGGGCTTCGAGCTGACCATCGGCAAGCCCCAGGTGGTCACCCAGGAGATCGACGGCAAGGTCCACGAGCCGGTCGAGCGCATGACGATCGACGTTCCCGAGGAGCACATGGGCGCGGTCACGCAGCTCATGGGCGTCCGCAAGGGCCGGATGGACAACATGTCCAACCACGGCTCGGGCTGGGTCCGCCTGGAGTTCGTCGTCCCCTCCCGCGGCCTCATCGGCTTCCGGACCGAGTTCCTGACCGGCACGCGCGGCACGGGCATCGCCCACTCCATCCACGAGGGCCACGAGCCGTGGTTCGGCGTCCTGACGACCCGTAACAACGGTTCGCTGGTCGCCGACCGCGCGGGCGCCGTCACCGCCTTTGCGATGACGAACCTCCAGGAGCGCGGCGTGCTGTTCACCGACCCCGGCACCGAGGTGTACGAGGGCATGATCGTCGGCGAGAACTCCCGCGCCGACGACATGGACGTGAACATCACCAAGGAGAAGAAGCTCACCAACATGCGCTCCGCCGCGGCCGACTCGTTCGAGGCGATCGTGCCGCCGCGCAAGCTGTCGCTCGAGCAGTCGCTGGAGTTCTGCCGTGACGACGAGTGCGTCGAGGTGACCCCGGAGGCGGTTCGCATCCGCAAGGTCGTGCTCGACCAGCGCGATCGCGCCCGCACCGCGAGCCGCGCCAAGCACGGCTGA
- a CDS encoding ABC transporter permease, producing the protein MTSPTDIEGGGTSVVVDGDQEPRPAPEAKVPVGRSPGQLMWLRFKRDRTGVISAYVVLLFFLVGLLAPLISKLYGNNPYTVYADERPELFDSAGVPVQPNGGISGEFWFGLEPGNGYDVFTKLLYGIRNSLGISLAVTLATVLTGIVLGVAAGYLGGRTDFLISRVIDFLLAIPAQLFFIASMPVVVSLFVSPRDETPVYVRVVALISVQWVLGWMSLGRILRGTSLALREREFIEAAKVSGAPPGRIIRKEILPNVVTPILVQATYMLPNFVTAEAGLSFLGVGLVEPTPDWGQMFSKAATELVMQNDITYMFFPGVSMIIFIVAFNLLGDSVRDAFDPKTAR; encoded by the coding sequence GTGACAAGTCCTACCGACATCGAGGGCGGCGGTACGTCGGTCGTGGTCGACGGCGACCAGGAGCCGAGGCCGGCGCCCGAGGCCAAGGTGCCCGTGGGCCGGTCTCCCGGTCAGCTCATGTGGCTCCGCTTCAAGCGGGACCGCACGGGCGTGATCTCCGCCTACGTCGTGCTGCTCTTCTTCCTGGTCGGCCTGCTCGCCCCGCTGATCTCCAAGCTCTACGGCAACAACCCGTACACCGTGTACGCGGACGAACGGCCGGAGTTGTTCGACAGCGCGGGTGTGCCGGTGCAGCCCAACGGCGGGATCAGCGGCGAGTTCTGGTTCGGCCTGGAACCGGGCAACGGCTACGACGTCTTCACCAAGCTGCTCTACGGCATCCGCAACTCCCTGGGCATCTCCCTCGCGGTCACCCTCGCCACCGTGCTGACCGGCATCGTCCTCGGGGTCGCGGCCGGCTATCTCGGCGGCAGGACGGACTTCCTGATCAGCCGGGTGATCGACTTCCTGCTCGCCATCCCGGCCCAGCTGTTCTTCATCGCGAGCATGCCGGTCGTGGTCTCCCTGTTCGTCAGCCCGCGCGACGAGACGCCCGTCTACGTCCGGGTCGTCGCCCTGATCTCGGTGCAGTGGGTCCTCGGCTGGATGAGCCTCGGCCGCATCCTGCGCGGCACCAGCCTCGCCCTGCGGGAACGGGAGTTCATCGAGGCCGCCAAGGTGAGCGGGGCGCCACCGGGGCGGATCATCCGCAAGGAGATCCTGCCCAACGTGGTCACACCGATCCTGGTGCAGGCCACCTACATGCTGCCGAACTTCGTGACCGCCGAGGCCGGTCTGTCCTTCCTCGGCGTGGGACTGGTCGAACCGACGCCGGACTGGGGGCAGATGTTCTCCAAGGCGGCGACCGAACTCGTGATGCAGAACGACATCACCTACATGTTCTTCCCCGGTGTCTCGATGATCATCTTCATCGTGGCGTTCAACCTGCTCGGGGACTCGGTCAGGGACGCCTTCGACCCCAAGACGGCGCGCTGA
- a CDS encoding ABC transporter substrate-binding protein: MGKGGRRAYAALSLVAAGALVLSGCSEGGSKEGSNKDDKENAQRQQSSIDFGDVKASTGPAAEVPGAKPGGAVTVLQRDSYAHIDPAQIYVSDEMALSQLIHRGLTGYKATSEDGKKHEVVGDLATDSGTSTDGGKTWKYTLKDGIKWADGSAITATDVRHTFERLFAPFVANGPTYIQQWLADTPGTEYRNLLKDGPYGGKHLPDTILETPDAKTVVFKFKKPKPDLPYALAMAGYSLVSKAKDTKEKYDKAPMTSGPYKIQDFKSGKSMVLVKNTNWDPKTDPIRHQYIDQFTFAFNKQFEDSTKAILDDSGANATAVSFNNEVDAGNLSKILADATLKSRTVSGYQPYVGQIDINMSQKEMQDKTVREAIAYALPITPFVRAFGGTAAREVAGGLISPTVSGYNPNFDPFGKKKKPAGDPAKAKELLEKAGKTGLKLTFGYINTPEGQQYSTAMAAGLEKAGFDVQRQEIPAETYYDQVGKVSNNFDIYHTAWGADWPSSSTVIPPLYDGRQIQDGAANYSHINDPKVNADIDKASTITDPIKAAEAWNKINEYIVKDVVSNIPTAYYKQTQIAGSKIGGLVYDDVIGGIDPRRLFVK, encoded by the coding sequence ATGGGTAAGGGTGGACGCCGCGCGTACGCCGCGCTCTCGCTGGTCGCTGCCGGAGCGCTCGTGCTCTCCGGTTGCAGCGAGGGCGGCAGCAAGGAAGGCAGTAACAAGGACGACAAGGAGAACGCCCAACGGCAGCAGTCCTCCATCGACTTCGGCGACGTGAAGGCCTCGACCGGCCCGGCCGCCGAGGTCCCCGGCGCCAAGCCCGGAGGCGCGGTCACCGTTCTCCAGAGAGACAGCTACGCGCACATCGACCCCGCACAGATCTACGTCTCCGACGAGATGGCGCTGTCGCAGCTCATCCACCGAGGTCTGACCGGCTACAAGGCGACCAGTGAGGACGGCAAGAAGCACGAGGTCGTCGGCGACCTGGCCACCGACAGCGGGACCAGCACCGACGGCGGCAAGACCTGGAAGTACACGCTGAAGGACGGGATCAAGTGGGCCGACGGCTCCGCGATCACCGCCACCGACGTGCGCCACACCTTCGAGCGGCTGTTCGCGCCGTTCGTCGCCAACGGCCCCACCTACATCCAGCAGTGGCTCGCCGACACGCCGGGCACCGAGTACCGCAACCTGCTGAAGGACGGCCCGTACGGCGGCAAGCACCTGCCGGACACCATCCTGGAGACGCCGGACGCGAAGACGGTCGTCTTCAAGTTCAAGAAGCCCAAGCCGGACCTGCCGTACGCGCTGGCCATGGCGGGCTACTCCCTCGTCTCGAAGGCGAAGGACACCAAGGAGAAGTACGACAAGGCCCCGATGACCTCGGGCCCGTACAAGATCCAGGACTTCAAGTCCGGCAAGTCGATGGTCCTGGTGAAGAACACCAACTGGGACCCGAAGACCGACCCGATCCGGCACCAGTACATCGACCAATTCACGTTCGCGTTCAACAAGCAGTTCGAGGACTCCACCAAGGCCATCCTCGACGACTCCGGCGCCAACGCCACCGCGGTCAGCTTCAACAACGAGGTCGACGCGGGCAACCTGTCCAAGATCCTCGCCGACGCGACGCTGAAGTCCCGCACCGTCTCCGGCTACCAGCCGTACGTGGGTCAGATCGACATCAACATGTCGCAGAAGGAGATGCAGGACAAGACGGTCCGCGAGGCCATCGCCTACGCCCTGCCGATCACCCCGTTCGTGCGCGCCTTCGGTGGCACCGCGGCCCGCGAGGTCGCCGGCGGTCTGATCAGCCCGACCGTGTCCGGCTACAACCCGAACTTCGACCCCTTCGGCAAGAAGAAGAAGCCGGCCGGTGACCCGGCCAAGGCCAAGGAACTCCTGGAGAAGGCCGGCAAGACGGGTCTGAAGCTGACCTTCGGCTACATCAACACCCCCGAGGGCCAGCAGTACTCCACCGCCATGGCCGCGGGTCTGGAGAAGGCCGGCTTCGACGTCCAGCGCCAGGAGATCCCGGCCGAGACGTACTACGACCAGGTCGGCAAGGTCAGCAACAACTTCGACATCTACCACACCGCGTGGGGCGCCGACTGGCCGAGCTCCTCGACCGTCATCCCGCCGCTCTACGACGGACGCCAGATCCAGGACGGCGCCGCGAACTACTCGCACATCAACGACCCGAAGGTCAACGCCGACATCGACAAGGCGAGCACCATCACCGACCCGATCAAGGCCGCGGAGGCCTGGAACAAGATCAACGAGTACATCGTGAAGGACGTCGTCTCCAACATCCCGACGGCGTACTACAAGCAGACCCAGATCGCCGGTTCGAAGATCGGCGGCCTCGTGTACGACGACGTCATCGGCGGCATCGACCCGCGCAGGCTGTTTGTGAAGTAA
- a CDS encoding ABC transporter permease, producing MLRFLLRRALGSLVILVLLTVVAFLLFFGMPRDPALLMCGKTCTPDALANIHRTLGIDKSVPEQFWIFLQGLVAGRDDFAQGPCPAPCFGYSYHTNEQVWSTLMDRLPLTVSLALGATVVFLFVGLGTGMLAAWRRGTLIDKSFTAGSMVLSSMQIYFLGPLALAVLVYQTHIFDEPRYTELTQDPVAWFTGLMIPWVVLSTIFAAQYTRMARSSMIEQLQEEHIRTARAKGMSRRYVFFRYAWRGSLIPIVTILGIDLSSMLGGAIITEYTFGLPGLGHLAVESVQFSDLPLLLGVMLFAAAVILLCNIVVDAAYAFIDPRVRLS from the coding sequence ATGCTGCGCTTCCTTCTTCGCCGGGCCCTCGGCTCGCTGGTGATCCTGGTCCTGCTGACCGTCGTCGCCTTCCTGCTGTTCTTCGGCATGCCCCGTGACCCGGCGCTGCTGATGTGCGGCAAGACGTGCACGCCCGACGCACTGGCGAACATCCACCGCACGCTCGGCATCGACAAGTCGGTCCCCGAGCAGTTCTGGATCTTCCTTCAGGGGCTGGTCGCGGGCCGGGACGACTTCGCCCAAGGGCCCTGCCCCGCCCCCTGTTTCGGCTACTCGTACCACACCAACGAGCAGGTCTGGTCGACCCTGATGGACCGGCTGCCGCTCACCGTCTCGCTCGCGCTCGGCGCCACCGTCGTCTTCCTGTTCGTCGGACTCGGCACCGGAATGCTGGCCGCCTGGCGGCGCGGCACGCTCATCGACAAGTCGTTCACCGCGGGCTCCATGGTGCTCAGCTCGATGCAGATCTACTTCCTGGGCCCGCTCGCCCTCGCCGTGCTGGTGTACCAGACCCATATCTTCGACGAGCCCCGGTACACCGAGCTCACCCAGGATCCCGTCGCCTGGTTCACCGGACTGATGATCCCCTGGGTCGTGCTGTCCACGATCTTCGCCGCGCAGTACACCCGTATGGCGCGCTCGTCGATGATCGAGCAGCTCCAGGAGGAACACATCCGGACCGCCCGCGCCAAGGGGATGAGCCGGCGGTACGTCTTCTTCCGGTACGCCTGGCGCGGCTCCCTCATCCCGATCGTCACCATCCTCGGCATCGACCTCTCCTCGATGCTCGGCGGCGCGATCATCACCGAGTACACCTTCGGACTGCCCGGCCTCGGGCATCTCGCGGTGGAGTCCGTGCAGTTCAGCGACCTTCCGCTGCTGCTGGGCGTGATGCTCTTCGCCGCCGCCGTGATCCTGCTGTGCAACATCGTCGTCGACGCCGCCTACGCCTTCATCGACCCGCGCGTACGGCTGTCCTAG